In the genome of Gloeotrichia echinulata CP02, one region contains:
- a CDS encoding phosphopantetheine-binding protein has protein sequence MWEDIGMSQGNEIKQLLNAKGYYAMSSEEAIASVLISLRHQQADLMIGLDGSNHNIHRYFREVKSVKKLTAYLKSKNYSVKFGEESLSDDFGTSTTCKYVRLESIPVTKNGEIDFEQLEQQVNNSNQRQRTAPRTETERKIGQSWQEVLGLSSCDIYDNFFELGGNSLLATQLISRLRKDFAIELSLQRLFTAPTIANLAQSIETLIWVNQAWQTSTETEEFEEEIL, from the coding sequence ATGTGGGAAGACATCGGTATGAGTCAGGGTAATGAGATAAAACAGTTACTCAATGCCAAGGGTTATTATGCCATGTCTTCTGAGGAGGCGATCGCTTCGGTACTCATCAGTTTACGCCATCAGCAAGCAGATCTAATGATTGGCTTAGATGGTAGCAACCATAATATTCACCGCTATTTCCGAGAAGTTAAGAGTGTAAAAAAATTAACAGCATATTTGAAAAGCAAAAATTATAGTGTAAAATTTGGAGAAGAATCCCTCAGTGATGACTTCGGTACATCTACCACTTGTAAATATGTTCGTCTAGAGTCAATACCAGTCACAAAAAACGGTGAAATTGACTTTGAGCAACTCGAACAACAAGTTAACAATTCCAATCAGCGACAACGTACAGCCCCCAGAACCGAGACTGAACGCAAAATTGGTCAAAGTTGGCAAGAAGTTCTCGGACTTTCCTCCTGCGACATTTACGATAACTTCTTTGAATTGGGAGGAAATTCCCTCCTAGCTACCCAATTAATTTCTCGATTACGCAAAGATTTTGCTATCGAGTTATCTTTGCAACGCTTATTTACTGCTCCCACCATCGCTAATTTAGCCCAAAGTATTGAAACGCTTATTTGGGTAAATCAAGCATGGCAAACATCTACTGAGACAGAAGAATTTGAGGAGGAAATATTGTGA
- a CDS encoding SDR family NAD(P)-dependent oxidoreductase, whose product MNNTEQLFINNQLIFDSDHKAWYWQKNSTYQILELAILSAPLVEDCYVMERDGRLVAYVVPVGKWRLQQLHKHLQSQLPDHLLPSVYVPITTLPMTAKGDVDEETLNQIPVIDSALVQRWEEQLKSKSEIEQVAVVAQSQVENIPPLHLQDLLPAKTMITAKNANQGNISSLDSCLSTAEDIAQTTQRKLAISSGKLVQWEDSVPTTLVEVLQLTAQKLLTKGITYIRADGSEFWQSYRDLLENAQKILTLLRQQGLKPQDKVIFQLSNNCDIISAFWGCILGGFIPVIITPPSSYEDGNKETEKICHIWQFLEQPLILTNAALQEDIKSLAPRLKSQVLKVCVIEEISTCSPDLDYHQSQTDDIAFFSLTSGSTGIPKCIALTHKNLLSRARGTNILCQNSQEDRILNWLPFDHIGSISDWHIRCVDLGCQLVYVQTEYILSRPLNWLDLIDQYRITHSWAPNFAYNLINDALKQESLQQWNLDCVQTFLTAGEAVSNQAVVEFVEHLHSKYSLKKTVLRPAFGMAEMGSGITYFQPTETQPLLFHYIEKNSLKGKLKRGKAHDSNCTTFTDLGEVIPGVSIRIVDAENSPLPEDTIGRLQVKGDAVSLGYYKNPAANQEAFLESGWFDTGDLGFISDGHLVITGRAKETIIINGVNYYSHEIEVATEVIAGVEVSYTAACAVRSPSSNTDKLAIFFHTKLTDDGLVNLLKQIRTQVVSQVGINPDYLLPVEKEIIPKTAIGKIQRTQLSKRFEAGEFTPILKQVDVLLGNANTIPAWFYRQIWQPRKPVTFRSVVDTTIVFLDDLGLGEFICQQLQQHQLAYVQVASGSEFQQITSNSYIINPQIAEHYHLLLASLAANHLKIGQILHLWTYDQYLGEVSSLEALQSAQIKGIYSLLFLVQALVKVHNSEKSLQLVFASSHIQSILATDQIAYAKSPVLGLLKTIAQEIPWLNCRHIDLPIDQVEVNSAHLLQELWVYSQEREISYRNQQRFIKRLQTVNFADEPQQDIPFKYQGIYLLSGGLGGVGMQVARYLLQNYQARLILVGRTPLDANLQRLQAYQELHKLGGEVIYATVDICDLDQLQTTVNQVTSQWKKDLDGIIHLAGVFHERLVVEETLESLSVVFRPKILGTWTLHQLLKNNPDSIFISFSSVASFFGGAAYRCLYICK is encoded by the coding sequence ATGAATAATACTGAACAGCTATTTATCAATAATCAACTTATTTTTGATTCAGACCACAAAGCCTGGTATTGGCAAAAAAATAGCACCTATCAAATTTTGGAATTAGCAATATTGTCTGCTCCTTTGGTGGAAGATTGTTATGTAATGGAACGAGATGGTAGGCTAGTGGCTTATGTAGTTCCTGTTGGTAAATGGAGGTTGCAGCAGCTACATAAACATTTACAATCTCAATTACCAGATCATCTTTTGCCCTCAGTTTATGTGCCTATTACTACATTACCCATGACTGCAAAAGGTGATGTCGATGAAGAAACTTTAAATCAAATACCAGTAATTGATAGCGCTTTAGTGCAACGCTGGGAGGAGCAACTCAAGTCAAAATCAGAAATAGAACAGGTAGCGGTGGTAGCGCAAAGCCAAGTGGAGAATATTCCGCCTCTACATCTTCAGGACTTGCTACCGGCGAAGACAATGATAACGGCTAAGAATGCTAATCAGGGAAATATCTCCTCTTTAGATAGCTGTCTATCGACAGCAGAAGATATAGCACAAACCACTCAGAGAAAACTTGCGATCAGCAGCGGTAAACTTGTGCAATGGGAAGATTCTGTCCCAACAACTTTGGTAGAGGTTTTGCAACTTACCGCCCAAAAACTATTAACTAAAGGAATAACTTATATTCGTGCGGATGGTTCAGAATTTTGGCAATCTTATAGGGATTTACTCGAAAATGCTCAAAAAATTCTGACACTTTTGCGACAACAAGGACTTAAACCCCAAGACAAGGTAATTTTTCAGTTATCAAACAATTGTGATATTATTTCGGCTTTTTGGGGTTGTATATTAGGTGGATTTATTCCTGTGATTATTACACCGCCATCTAGCTATGAAGATGGTAATAAGGAAACAGAAAAAATTTGTCATATTTGGCAATTTTTAGAACAGCCGTTAATTCTGACTAATGCAGCACTGCAAGAGGATATAAAATCTTTAGCGCCCAGGTTAAAAAGTCAAGTATTGAAAGTGTGTGTAATTGAAGAAATCAGCACCTGCTCACCAGATTTAGATTATCACCAAAGTCAAACCGATGACATTGCTTTTTTCAGTTTGACATCTGGTAGCACAGGTATCCCAAAATGTATTGCTTTAACTCATAAAAATCTGCTCTCGCGTGCTAGAGGAACCAACATACTCTGCCAAAATAGTCAAGAAGATAGAATTCTCAATTGGCTACCATTTGACCATATTGGTAGTATTTCTGATTGGCATATCCGCTGTGTTGATTTGGGATGTCAGTTGGTGTATGTACAAACAGAATATATCTTAAGTCGTCCTCTCAATTGGCTAGATTTAATTGATCAGTATCGCATCACCCATAGTTGGGCACCTAACTTTGCCTACAATCTGATCAATGATGCTCTTAAACAAGAGTCATTACAGCAATGGAATTTAGATTGTGTGCAAACTTTCTTGACAGCCGGGGAAGCAGTATCTAATCAAGCAGTGGTGGAGTTTGTTGAGCATCTTCATAGTAAATACAGCTTGAAAAAAACTGTGCTGCGTCCAGCTTTTGGGATGGCGGAAATGGGGTCAGGAATTACTTATTTTCAACCTACTGAAACACAACCGCTGCTATTTCACTATATAGAAAAAAATTCTTTAAAGGGGAAGCTGAAACGAGGTAAAGCCCATGATTCCAATTGTACGACTTTTACAGATTTAGGTGAGGTAATTCCTGGTGTTTCTATCCGCATAGTGGATGCTGAAAATTCACCTTTACCAGAAGATACAATTGGTCGGTTACAAGTTAAGGGTGATGCTGTTTCTTTGGGATATTACAAAAATCCTGCGGCTAATCAAGAGGCATTTTTAGAGTCTGGTTGGTTTGATACTGGGGATTTGGGATTTATTAGTGATGGACACTTGGTAATTACAGGGAGAGCCAAGGAAACTATTATTATCAATGGAGTTAATTATTATAGTCATGAAATAGAAGTAGCAACTGAAGTAATTGCTGGGGTTGAGGTATCTTATACAGCAGCTTGTGCTGTGCGATCGCCTAGTAGTAATACAGATAAATTAGCCATATTTTTTCACACCAAATTAACTGATGATGGTTTGGTTAATCTCCTCAAGCAAATTCGCACTCAGGTAGTGAGTCAGGTGGGGATTAATCCAGACTATTTATTACCCGTAGAAAAAGAAATTATTCCGAAAACAGCAATCGGAAAAATTCAACGTACTCAACTGAGTAAACGCTTTGAGGCGGGTGAATTTACACCGATTCTCAAACAAGTTGATGTGCTATTAGGTAATGCTAATACGATTCCGGCTTGGTTTTATCGTCAAATTTGGCAACCGCGAAAGCCAGTGACTTTCCGCTCTGTTGTAGATACCACTATAGTATTTCTAGATGACTTAGGGTTAGGCGAGTTTATTTGTCAGCAACTCCAACAGCATCAACTTGCTTATGTGCAGGTTGCATCGGGTTCCGAGTTTCAACAAATTACTAGCAATAGCTATATTATTAATCCGCAAATAGCCGAGCATTATCATTTATTGCTGGCGTCATTAGCAGCAAATCACCTGAAGATTGGGCAAATTTTACACCTGTGGACTTATGACCAATATTTAGGTGAAGTATCCAGTTTAGAAGCTTTGCAGTCAGCGCAAATTAAAGGAATATACAGCCTATTGTTCCTAGTCCAAGCTCTAGTAAAAGTTCACAATTCGGAAAAATCTCTGCAATTAGTCTTTGCTTCTAGTCATATCCAATCTATTTTAGCCACTGACCAAATCGCCTATGCAAAATCCCCTGTTTTGGGACTACTAAAAACTATTGCTCAAGAAATCCCCTGGTTAAACTGTCGCCACATTGATTTACCTATTGATCAAGTTGAAGTAAATAGCGCTCATCTTCTCCAAGAACTGTGGGTTTATTCCCAAGAAAGAGAAATTAGCTACAGAAATCAACAGCGTTTCATTAAGCGTCTACAAACAGTCAACTTTGCTGATGAACCTCAGCAAGACATACCCTTCAAATACCAGGGGATTTATCTTCTCAGTGGCGGACTTGGGGGTGTAGGAATGCAGGTAGCTCGTTATCTGTTGCAAAATTATCAAGCTAGGCTAATTTTAGTCGGAAGAACTCCTTTAGATGCTAACTTACAACGCCTACAAGCTTATCAAGAACTCCACAAGTTAGGGGGAGAAGTAATTTACGCGACTGTTGATATTTGTGATTTAGATCAATTACAAACAACTGTCAACCAAGTAACATCTCAATGGAAAAAAGATTTAGACGGGATAATTCATTTAGCAGGAGTTTTTCACGAACGGCTAGTAGTAGAAGAAACTCTAGAAAGTTTGTCAGTAGTGTTCCGTCCTAAGATTTTGGGGACTTGGACACTACATCAACTTCTCAAAAACAATCCTGATAGCATTTTTATCAGCTTTTCTTCTGTAGCCAGTTTCTTCGGTGGTGCGGCCTATCGGTGCTTATACATCTGCAAATAG
- a CDS encoding FHA domain-containing protein, translating to MNALTLQWHDAGQDKTQQISDQQPSKNPGTVRIGRDPRLCDIVLSNPTVSGLHVEIFFHPQQQRFYIRNLRGDQNPPVIDQQKLPQGEAPLSDDSTIYLGQMELKVTSVLINTIPPTILEPPQPHTPPIQPPHHHHLPKTQPSSPGVYGLECPKCHKVSPPQNLQIGCPWCGTSLAAAVSVLVAPNN from the coding sequence ATGAACGCACTAACTTTACAGTGGCACGATGCAGGTCAAGATAAAACACAGCAAATTTCCGATCAACAACCAAGCAAAAATCCGGGAACAGTCCGCATCGGTCGAGATCCACGACTGTGCGACATTGTTCTGAGTAATCCTACTGTATCCGGTCTGCACGTAGAAATATTTTTTCACCCCCAGCAGCAACGCTTTTATATCAGAAACCTGCGCGGGGATCAAAATCCCCCTGTCATAGATCAACAAAAACTCCCTCAAGGCGAAGCTCCTTTAAGCGACGATAGCACTATTTATTTGGGACAAATGGAACTCAAAGTTACTAGTGTATTGATTAACACCATTCCGCCAACAATTTTAGAACCACCACAACCACATACACCGCCAATACAACCACCACATCACCACCATTTACCGAAAACCCAGCCATCCTCACCAGGAGTTTATGGCTTAGAGTGTCCCAAATGTCATAAAGTCTCTCCACCACAAAACCTGCAAATTGGCTGTCCCTGGTGTGGTACATCTTTAGCCGCAGCAGTAAGTGTGTTGGTAGCACCGAATAATTAG
- a CDS encoding FHA domain-containing protein, whose translation MTNLQIQLSWDDPATGERQEPRYSLPIAFGREFARLPAEVGGQRVSRKVLNSNEVSRYHALIDWEQNQVVVIDQGSVNGISVNGQRQTRSVLANGDTLQIGPYMMTVTFGVNTPAPSPNPISAIHFNPNTNLPDPSIPAARPVTPLGSNFPPPAFGAQQVAVQALHATGLPVDERDYLAIGAGLGSFIWTDLLRISGVRADKILALGLEPEPYARYKRLCLNSQIPLYERLRSNSDSCPDNIWGWPSYALREFWHDFTTGKLNTAFKYLWQVFAEPTLAETYTPRASNVFDSIDREAKRIGWEQIYRYGRVRAIRKTDDGRYCVAYSRGRGDYAFVVTRYLHLSTGYPAIQFLPDLQAYREKYQDFKSVVNAYEAHDHVYEQLERLGGTVLIRGRGIVASRIVQRIFEARKKNRNITVLHLMRSPKPQGNTFQKATRLVKNHYEFQPFNWPKACWGGELRVMLEKATPDERKSLLADWGGTTTADRQDWQQITEQGLKEGWYQITFGEVLRVERDAQNRTITHIQETGFGEMKLAADFIVDATGLDAKVNASPLLEDLVKHYNLPLNHLGRLVVANNFELVEMRNGKGQIYAAGAITLGGPYAAVDSFLGLQYAALVAVDGLVSARATGVHRLNTLSSIGQWLKWVFNQSPS comes from the coding sequence ATGACAAACCTACAAATTCAATTGAGTTGGGATGACCCCGCTACGGGAGAACGGCAAGAACCAAGGTATAGTTTACCTATCGCCTTTGGTCGAGAATTCGCCCGCTTACCGGCGGAAGTAGGGGGACAACGTGTTTCGCGCAAGGTGTTGAATAGTAACGAAGTTTCTCGCTACCATGCCCTCATTGACTGGGAACAAAATCAGGTGGTAGTGATTGACCAAGGCAGTGTTAATGGTATATCTGTCAACGGTCAACGTCAAACGCGCAGTGTTCTGGCTAATGGCGATACGTTGCAAATTGGGCCTTATATGATGACGGTGACATTTGGTGTCAACACACCAGCACCATCGCCTAATCCCATTTCCGCAATTCATTTTAACCCGAATACCAACTTACCAGACCCCAGCATCCCAGCCGCCCGACCTGTAACACCCTTGGGGAGCAATTTCCCACCGCCAGCCTTTGGGGCGCAACAGGTCGCCGTCCAAGCCCTTCATGCTACAGGTTTACCAGTAGATGAACGTGATTATCTCGCGATTGGGGCTGGACTAGGTAGTTTTATTTGGACTGATTTGCTACGAATTAGCGGTGTCCGTGCTGATAAAATTTTGGCTTTGGGATTAGAACCAGAACCCTATGCTCGTTATAAGCGTCTGTGTCTAAATTCCCAAATTCCTTTATATGAAAGACTACGATCTAATTCTGACTCCTGTCCTGATAATATTTGGGGCTGGCCTAGTTATGCTTTACGGGAATTTTGGCATGATTTCACCACAGGTAAGCTGAACACCGCATTCAAGTATTTATGGCAGGTGTTTGCTGAACCTACCTTAGCAGAAACTTATACACCCCGTGCCAGTAATGTCTTTGATTCTATAGATCGCGAAGCCAAGCGCATTGGCTGGGAGCAAATTTATCGCTATGGGCGAGTTAGGGCTATTCGCAAAACTGATGATGGTAGATATTGTGTAGCTTATTCTCGCGGACGTGGGGATTATGCTTTTGTCGTTACACGTTATTTACATTTATCTACTGGGTATCCAGCCATTCAGTTTTTGCCAGATTTGCAAGCTTATAGAGAAAAATATCAAGATTTTAAGTCTGTTGTCAATGCTTATGAAGCACATGATCATGTTTATGAACAGTTAGAAAGACTTGGTGGTACTGTATTAATTCGCGGACGGGGAATTGTGGCTTCGCGGATTGTGCAGCGAATTTTTGAAGCTAGAAAGAAAAATCGTAATATTACAGTATTGCATTTAATGCGATCGCCTAAACCCCAAGGCAACACATTCCAAAAAGCCACCCGTCTCGTCAAAAATCATTACGAATTTCAACCCTTTAACTGGCCCAAAGCTTGTTGGGGTGGTGAACTTCGGGTAATGTTAGAAAAAGCTACTCCCGATGAACGTAAAAGCTTACTCGCAGACTGGGGCGGTACCACCACCGCCGACCGTCAAGACTGGCAGCAAATTACTGAACAAGGTTTAAAAGAAGGCTGGTATCAAATTACCTTCGGCGAAGTGCTGCGTGTAGAACGGGATGCCCAAAATCGCACCATTACCCATATCCAAGAAACAGGCTTTGGGGAAATGAAACTGGCAGCTGATTTTATTGTTGATGCTACTGGTTTAGATGCCAAAGTCAATGCCAGTCCCCTACTAGAAGATTTGGTGAAACATTATAACCTGCCGCTAAATCACCTGGGACGGCTCGTAGTAGCCAATAACTTTGAGTTAGTAGAAATGCGTAACGGCAAAGGTCAAATCTATGCCGCAGGGGCAATTACCCTGGGTGGTCCCTATGCAGCCGTCGATAGTTTCCTCGGTTTACAGTATGCTGCATTAGTCGCCGTCGATGGACTCGTCAGCGCCCGTGCTACTGGAGTACATCGTTTAAATACCCTCAGTTCCATAGGACAATGGTTGAAGTGGGTATTCAATCAATCCCCTTCGTGA
- a CDS encoding GDSL-type esterase/lipase family protein: MQTFLPPSSMQLSLAPNQCQPLKIIALGDSLIYGFGDPETGGWVEQLRRSWMLPNSAGHILYNLGVRGDRTQQVAQRLEVEFRHRGELRNRVPDLIILSVGVNDSARLARPNGRNHTDFTLFESEIAALLDQAQQLCPVLFVGMVPVDEAKMPFLDCFYFNHTDQHRYKEATCIACSQRQIPYLDIFQQWMARGETWRHKHISQDGLHPNTLGYQALLADVINWEPLAKYHAPQIRDYNKIH; encoded by the coding sequence ATGCAAACATTTCTACCTCCTTCCTCAATGCAGCTGTCTTTAGCACCAAACCAATGTCAGCCTTTGAAGATTATCGCGCTGGGGGATAGCTTAATTTATGGATTCGGCGATCCCGAAACAGGAGGCTGGGTTGAACAACTGCGGCGTTCTTGGATGTTACCAAATAGCGCCGGTCACATACTTTATAATTTGGGAGTGCGAGGCGATCGCACACAACAAGTAGCACAAAGACTAGAAGTAGAATTTCGTCATCGGGGTGAACTGCGAAATCGTGTTCCCGACTTGATTATTTTGTCAGTCGGGGTAAATGATTCCGCCAGGCTAGCTCGTCCCAATGGTCGAAATCACACCGACTTTACTTTATTTGAATCAGAAATTGCCGCATTACTAGACCAAGCACAGCAACTCTGTCCCGTACTATTTGTAGGTATGGTACCAGTTGATGAAGCCAAAATGCCATTCCTCGATTGCTTCTACTTCAATCATACCGACCAGCACCGCTACAAAGAAGCTACATGCATTGCTTGTAGCCAAAGACAAATTCCCTATCTCGATATTTTCCAGCAATGGATGGCGCGGGGTGAAACTTGGAGGCACAAACATATCAGCCAAGATGGTCTTCATCCTAACACACTAGGCTATCAAGCCTTATTAGCAGATGTAATTAACTGGGAACCCCTAGCTAAATATCATGCTCCACAAATAAGGGATTACAACAAAATTCATTGA
- a CDS encoding cation:proton antiporter, with translation MSNFELVIKLFLQITVILTTCRIATILGRRYLGQTGVVCEMIAGVMLGPSLFGLIAPDLQQWLFPKLPILILGGEKIPHPSMSILYAISQIGLVIYMFLIGLEFNTKLLRHHIKSAGLLSAAGIITPFILGAIASFGLHQNGAFFQPNVTSWAAALYLGASMTITAFPMLARIIYERGLTKTRFGTLALGAAAMDDAVAWCLLAIVLASVKNSLTIAILAIGGGIIYVILAIFLGQPLLKIFTRLTKRDAGVSRETLTLLLIIISFCAWFTDVTGIYAIFGAFVLGAAMPRGEFAEKIRQQTEFFTTSFLLPFFFVFSGLNTQIGLVNTPALWGITALILVIAILGKGIACTLAAKFAGENWRESATIGSLMNARGLMELIILNIGLEQGIITPTLFTIMVIMAIVTTLMASPLVGFLLRGTTYENSPT, from the coding sequence ATGTCAAACTTTGAACTGGTAATTAAGCTATTTCTGCAAATCACTGTGATTTTAACGACTTGTCGCATCGCTACCATTCTAGGACGACGTTATCTTGGACAAACCGGTGTTGTTTGCGAAATGATCGCAGGTGTCATGCTCGGTCCTTCACTATTCGGCTTGATAGCACCAGATTTGCAACAATGGCTATTTCCTAAGCTTCCTATCTTGATTTTGGGAGGGGAAAAAATTCCTCACCCATCCATGTCAATTTTATATGCCATCAGCCAAATTGGGTTAGTAATTTATATGTTTTTGATTGGGTTAGAGTTCAATACCAAACTCTTAAGACACCATATCAAAAGCGCAGGATTGCTATCTGCAGCGGGAATCATCACACCATTTATTTTAGGTGCGATCGCATCTTTTGGTTTACACCAAAATGGGGCTTTTTTCCAACCAAATGTCACCTCTTGGGCTGCAGCCTTGTATCTAGGTGCATCAATGACAATCACAGCTTTTCCTATGTTAGCTCGCATTATCTACGAACGCGGACTGACAAAAACTCGTTTTGGTACATTAGCCCTCGGCGCAGCTGCAATGGATGATGCTGTGGCTTGGTGTTTACTAGCAATTGTTCTTGCTAGTGTTAAAAATTCTCTCACCATTGCTATTTTAGCAATTGGTGGTGGTATTATCTATGTGATTTTGGCAATATTTCTCGGACAACCTTTACTAAAAATATTTACGCGGCTGACAAAACGCGATGCCGGTGTCAGCAGAGAAACCCTCACCTTATTATTGATAATTATATCGTTCTGTGCCTGGTTTACCGATGTCACAGGTATCTATGCCATATTTGGCGCCTTTGTCTTGGGTGCAGCTATGCCACGTGGCGAATTCGCCGAAAAAATTCGTCAACAAACTGAGTTTTTTACCACTTCGTTTTTATTGCCATTTTTCTTTGTATTCTCCGGTTTGAATACTCAAATCGGACTGGTGAACACCCCAGCTTTGTGGGGAATTACAGCTTTAATTTTGGTAATTGCTATTCTCGGTAAAGGCATTGCTTGTACACTAGCAGCAAAATTCGCCGGCGAAAATTGGCGAGAATCAGCAACTATTGGCTCTTTAATGAATGCTCGCGGTTTAATGGAGCTAATTATCCTCAACATCGGTTTGGAACAAGGTATAATTACTCCAACTTTATTTACTATCATGGTGATTATGGCCATTGTAACTACACTCATGGCATCACCACTGGTTGGTTTTTTGTTGCGCGGCACAACTTATGAAAATTCCCCCACTTAA
- a CDS encoding cation:proton antiporter has protein sequence MHTIVLVLFEVLIVIGLSRLVGLGFKSIKQPLVIGEIVAGIMLGPSLFGLLAPDLAASVFPPEAVPFLNVLSQVGLIFFMFLIGLELNPKYLSSQLEVAVLTSHVSILVPFSLGALAALVLYPLVSNASVSFTAFSLFLGAAMSITAFPVLARIITENNLQGTRLGTLALTCAAVDDVTAWCLLAVAIAVAREGSILGAIPTIIESLLYITFMLTAGRWFLQRLATYHQRTGRLSQLVLAGIYMGVVASALITELIGIHLIFGAFLLGAAMPKDEDLVRELAEKTEDFVLIFLLPIFFAFSGLRTQIGLLNRPELWLLCALVLGVAISGKYFGTYVAARVSGIEKREASALGWLMNTRGLTELIVLNIGLELGVISPLLFTMLVIMALVTTFMTSPLLEWTYPKRLIRLDVVEPDLPEETDTEVTSAQESSQRPYRILVPVANPSTQKGLVQLAVAIALNDRQPAVVNPLSLIEFEEDYAFESTPIEANRLIAQRRLQLEELINTLEPTTRSYVHPIIRISSNVARETAQIAKIEPPNLILVGWHRPAFSNNRLGGRVGQILTSVPVDVAVFIDRGGERLENLLVPYSANIHDDLALILALRLLINRDTCMLQILQVVSENEIQDELSYELDKILGQLPPNVRDRIQINTIQASDPIQAVVAASEAVDLTIAGTSRTWGIERQTLGRYTDQLAIQCRSSLLITRRYSQVTSHLISILPEVNSPESAMRN, from the coding sequence ATGCACACAATTGTTCTTGTTTTGTTTGAGGTGCTGATTGTTATTGGACTTTCACGGCTAGTAGGTCTGGGATTTAAGTCTATTAAACAGCCACTCGTAATTGGTGAAATAGTCGCCGGGATTATGCTCGGACCATCTCTATTTGGTTTACTGGCTCCCGATCTAGCTGCTAGTGTATTCCCCCCTGAAGCGGTACCATTCCTCAATGTTCTATCTCAGGTGGGATTAATATTTTTCATGTTTTTGATTGGGTTAGAGTTAAATCCCAAATACCTCAGCAGCCAGTTAGAAGTCGCAGTTTTGACTTCTCATGTGAGTATTTTGGTGCCGTTTTCCTTAGGAGCGCTAGCAGCGCTGGTGCTTTATCCTCTAGTTTCTAATGCTAGTGTTTCTTTTACCGCTTTTTCCCTATTTTTGGGAGCAGCGATGTCGATTACTGCTTTTCCCGTATTGGCGCGAATTATTACGGAAAATAATTTGCAAGGAACACGTTTAGGAACATTAGCATTGACTTGTGCAGCTGTGGATGATGTCACAGCTTGGTGTTTGTTAGCAGTAGCGATCGCCGTGGCTAGGGAAGGTAGTATCCTTGGTGCAATCCCCACAATTATCGAAAGCTTACTCTACATCACCTTCATGTTAACAGCAGGGCGTTGGTTCCTCCAGCGGCTTGCAACTTACCACCAGCGCACCGGACGCCTAAGCCAATTAGTTCTGGCGGGAATTTACATGGGAGTCGTGGCTTCGGCTTTGATTACCGAACTAATTGGGATTCACCTCATTTTCGGCGCCTTCTTACTCGGCGCAGCTATGCCCAAAGATGAAGATTTAGTCCGGGAATTAGCTGAAAAAACCGAAGATTTTGTTTTGATATTCCTCTTACCCATATTTTTCGCCTTCAGCGGCTTACGGACGCAAATTGGCTTACTCAATCGTCCTGAATTATGGCTATTATGTGCATTAGTCTTAGGAGTAGCAATCTCAGGTAAGTATTTTGGCACTTATGTAGCAGCCCGCGTCAGTGGTATTGAGAAACGCGAAGCCTCAGCCCTGGGTTGGTTAATGAATACTCGCGGTTTGACTGAACTAATCGTCTTAAATATTGGTCTGGAGTTAGGCGTGATTTCGCCCTTACTCTTTACCATGTTGGTGATTATGGCATTGGTAACGACATTTATGACCTCACCACTGCTAGAATGGACATATCCGAAAAGACTGATCAGATTAGATGTAGTCGAACCAGATTTGCCAGAAGAAACCGATACAGAAGTTACTTCTGCTCAGGAATCTTCCCAGCGTCCTTACCGAATTTTGGTGCCCGTCGCTAATCCTAGCACGCAAAAAGGATTGGTACAATTAGCCGTAGCCATAGCTCTCAATGACCGACAACCCGCAGTGGTTAATCCCCTCAGCCTGATTGAATTTGAAGAAGACTACGCCTTTGAAAGTACCCCCATAGAAGCCAACCGATTAATCGCCCAGCGTCGTCTGCAGTTAGAAGAATTGATTAATACACTCGAACCGACAACACGCTCTTATGTCCATCCCATCATTCGCATATCGAGCAACGTCGCCAGAGAAACTGCACAGATCGCCAAAATTGAGCCACCCAATTTAATTCTCGTGGGATGGCACCGCCCAGCTTTTAGTAACAATCGTTTAGGTGGAAGAGTTGGACAAATTCTCACCTCTGTACCCGTGGATGTAGCAGTGTTTATTGATCGCGGAGGAGAGCGATTAGAAAACTTGTTAGTTCCTTACTCAGCAAATATTCATGATGATTTAGCACTGATATTAGCTTTGAGACTGCTGATCAATCGGGATACTTGTATGTTGCAGATTTTACAGGTAGTATCAGAAAATGAAATCCAGGATGAATTGAGTTATGAACTTGACAAGATATTAGGGCAATTACCCCCCAATGTACGCGATCGCATTCAAATCAACACGATACAAGCCTCAGACCCCATCCAAGCCGTAGTCGCAGCCTCAGAAGCAGTTGACCTCACTATCGCAGGTACCAGCCGCACCTGGGGTATTGAACGTCAAACTTTAGGAAGATACACAGATCAACTAGCCATCCAATGTCGTTCTTCATTGCTGATTACCCGTCGCTACAGCCAAGTTACCTCTCATCTCATCTCAATACTTCCTGAAGTTAACAGTCCAGAATCAGCAATGAGGAACTAA